The Anomaloglossus baeobatrachus isolate aAnoBae1 chromosome 5, aAnoBae1.hap1, whole genome shotgun sequence genome includes the window aaagctcccttgaatatcatgttttttggcatttgctcgatattcaaaggaatcattacacattacatttcccgatatgttactacaagtttcactagtcccatttataaacatattggcataaggccataacatatcatgaattgtcctttccactaagctgggtttaaaagcatctacagtatttatagctgtcccaaaacttatttttatattccccatagggatgaatcccaggttagtcagtccagtcttatatcttagtacccaaattcctcccttaaaagccagatattgcaaattggtgactgttgcattcaaattgccttgccaccatggaagattgatccatcccactatggaaatgggtactgtagtattctatagacgaacacttcgagtgtctttatcagcaagatgatcagagcaacttttctactttaagatttcctccatcgataccgggacatccagataagggatactggtggctgtaaccgaagaatgtgtacagatccagcaatctgtgtgttgaaaatgtgatggtgcatcagaaattcattcgccacaggttcctcctgatgtagacttgtccatccaacgaccagagaggcaaacatcaaacacaggaatttctccatctcatcactatcgagctcttcccagtaaccgataccatggattccgcttatttaccacaccttctgcaaataaagatacactattattctcgtaaataacatttttcttgtgggacatattcccacttctccactcctggtctcattatcaggagagtacgatcttttccgaccgctattacctctgtctccgagggcggtccttggaggttttgaatccatatttttgctcctacatttgtaatattagagtatccaaaacctttagtaccccgtattgttaattctgccggggcagttccttctcttatttcagacaagtttattggaattattaacatctgagccaccttctggtgtttcatcaatatcaaaggttcatttcccaaatttagcatcagtaccttgatttctccctgataatctgcatctattacccctcccaccactatggctccttttaacactaaactaggacgagtggctatttgaccataatgatcctttggtgtatggcaacccaatcctgttgaaattggttttaccttacctgggggtaccacgacagtttccaatgtactgaggtctaaacctgctgaataaggtggcgctctttctggtgtgcccaaacagctgtaccttgtcttgtcaactgttggactgacttgtctgatggctgctgctttatctgcttctgaattaaacaaacgttcaagtgagttagtagggacatgagcatcgacatgaaatacagtggtcttggtagattgaataatcccttcaatgtcttgccacacttccctgaccatctcaaacacattttgttgttcctctccccagtggaactcatagatTTTCCtcattactttgtacaaatgagccaacatttgtcccaaatgagggatatgttgtctccaaaaatcaaacaatccaatataagactgagtctcctgtttggatttagggaccggaaaattaataattttctgtctggcattgggcaagatctctctgtgccccttgttccactgaatccctagaaatgttaccacctgagacggtccttgaaccttggcatcattgatttcccatcctttactcctcatatgagcaaccagttttgtcaattgatctttcacactttgctcatcttgtccttgtatcattatatcattgatataatgtgagatctgcatttccttatgacaagacataaccccaaaggagaattttccttcggttagattaagagtcatccattttaggatatcaattcccaaattatattctggtattggaactaccagcaccgtgtacttcttgataggtaaattacctatcttcaaagctacctgtgtctgaaccccggtgatcaattgaccacctagtccagcaatttttactcgaggtccttttatttttttctgggtttccatgaattaaagtagcctctgcccccgtgtcaatcaaagctgggactctttgaacatttccccctttccaatgtatgctaagattgacgtagggacattcgtccctttttatcaataggggggcttggctggctacctatggtaaatcacttccttctgaactttcatttacagagacttcagtctgtgtattagcccttccttccgtgacctttgtggccacggctgcagccagttcttcccatggataaactgactgaaaatcttcccaagacacattctttgggggtttttccccttttccctctgatttctttaccttgggggtttttgaacccccttccacatttgtagtggtcactttctttgtggatagaactttctgtttgtacaacttccataattctcctgtctcctttccatcaattctttccttattgatcccggctttaagcaaagcctggaacatgtctttgcgagacattcgtggggcctcccctactgatttctctttccaatcaggattgtttggcttactgttaccaacatggcctccaggggatggtttatcccactgtcccatatcctgtaagaccctcatcctccctagaactacaccgattgattctccagtcagcgctacagttaaggttaaaataactgttttgtatgctggaggagcatgtttaaccagcctatttcttatgctggctttcaatgggtactggagataatcatcatccattcccaaaagaggaagagcattcctcgttgcttcttccttcagcctttccataccatcttttaaggtataccaaggtttatcattgataggaaagtctgcttctgatggatatttgtccagaaaagcatgggctaagatcatgattaagttttgagtaccatgctcattatgatcaacaaaataattttttattgatctctgaatttctgggtcacgagacatggtgacaaattttgccacgtctccggcgtcaaagtgcactccacctcctccgagatcgtgcaccctgaccaaccagggaatttctccttctcctggtttttgtctaaactgtgttaaaatgctatcaacttctccttgagagtaatcttcaatggttactcgattttttacatgaggaatcgttctctcatttatgatggcattaccatcttcgtcatattgcagattcccctgaccatcccggacatgttcccggatgatctcattttctgtcctctctaggcgcctccttactgggttagcctgaatcttccctttatggtaatcctcatcagatgatgaagatgaatcccacacatccccatcccaagtatcggcatcccagtttatagaagctgggacgatacttttaggtactttggttttatttacttttcctcttcttttcttgtacttattttgagcaatttggattttatttacctttcctcttcttttcttgtacttattttgagcaatttttatggcagctttttgtgccacattctgataatgttccaatttatccttcaacagtctggtattacattccagaactgttttcaggcaacctaattctattatcttttgttccatctgggaacttttcttctgcatctttagattacgctcatgcattacactatatgcacttgccaaaatccagatgcgccgtcctaaagacactacatcacctgctttcacaggggcactactgagtacattcacaacatcagtagcttcactacccttaagcttattctgccattgtttgcgccgtgctaaagacactacatcacctgctttcacaggggcaccactgagtacattcacaacatcagtagcttcactacccttaagcttatcctgccattgttctaccaatccacaagacactacatcacctgctttcacaggggcaccactgagtacattcacaacagtagcttcacaacccttgagcttattctgccattgttctgccaatccacaattgaccaattcatgtgctataagattgtagggagcctcaatccagctcgggatctccacaacaacctccttaacattatccttacgttttctgaacattttgacactatgcaaaaagattgaaaaaatatatctggaaatttgccaaatatatgtttttaatttctaaattacaaaaattagtttaattacttcttatagaagtaatcctgccgactacgccaatttatgtcttgctaaattctactaaaaagggggctgaaagcccgtacttacgaagcgctcactgatatcctaatcaggcacgaatactaatattctttatagcaagatactatttattttaatagcacatgaatagttaatggtacataggcatttagaatcttatacaataacagaaatatgcatcaacattaccgtttgttgtagcaatcctttcacatcggagggaactcgagttaatgataaaggaatcaacatcatggcatcttgcatcacaggaacagtgcgtacacttcaatgtcctggaaggtttccctaacattaagcgagtccggtgtattttttataggaaaactttgtaggttgtgtttaaatggtcaccaccatgtgacagctgagttatgttcatgtaacttgaccacaaactgctgtgggcaccagcagcttcctgcacatttcctgcacatcctgccagttgaccatagtgttagtgaaatattgcaatgagccgtaaatttcatatgcaagcttccttaaacctgtctttaagccaaccacaagtttccggtaagtggaactgtaaatgtgacttcctcattatcttaaaactgcttcaaaacctggttgacatgtattccttggtcatcattagtgaaatattatccaaaggacatctctttgatactgaattattgataggtcaaataatatctgggatcactcctatcttttgattatgatccctatctaatcacattcaaacttcagtcatatcacattggtatcacaaatgTTATACCAgaaaatcatatcttgttagacatcatataactcacactggggagaaaatGTTTtcgtgtttagaatgtgggaaatgttttaataaaaaatcaactttagttgaccatcagaaatgtcacacaggggagaagcgtttttcctgttcagaatgtgggaaatgttttgcacagaaatcacatcttgttacacaccagagaattcacacaggagagaagctattttcatgttcagaatgtaaaaaatgttttgcagataaTTCAAGTTTTCTTAGACATCAGAAACTTCACTCAGGAGAAAAACCCTTTTTATGTTcaatatgtgggaaatgttttattcggaacacCGTATTAGTTGtctatcagagaactcacacatgggagaaacccttttcatgttcagaatgtgggaagtggTTTAATGCAAAATCATCTTTACTTGTCCAtcggagaactcacacaggggagaaacccttttcatgttcagaatgtgggaagtggTTTAATGCAAAATCATCTTTACTTGTCCAtcggagaactcacacaggggagaaacccttttcatgttcagaatgtgggaaatgttttgcaaggaaatcaggtcttgttatacaccagagaattcatacaggggagaagccattttcatgttcacaatgtgggaaatgttttgcaggaaAATCACATtttcttacacatcagagaattcacacaggggagaagccatattcatgtttagaatgtgggaaatgttttaatcagaaaatAAGTTTAGTTGTCCATCAGAGAACTCACATAGGGGAAAAACCATATACTTTTACAAACTGTACATAAAATATATAACAGAGAGCGTCAAAGTAAAAACAAATGAGTAAATGTGAAAGTAAAACCAATTTCTAATTTGCATTAAAAACAATATAACTTTACCGCAAATATCACATTGCTTTAGATTTATAGATTCACTATATGGATAAGAGTATTGCAACCAATAATAATACAATAAAAATACTTAACGTTTcctccgccttttttttttttatttgtatagcAGCTAATCTCAGTCATTCATTAGAGTTTCTTTATATCCACAATCTCCATGACTAAACGTCTTTAGGTTatgtatattataataataataaagatgtTCATGTTATATGTTActatttactagagatgagcgatcctctagaggcttgagttcggctcggttcgtcgaacggaggccgcgttcgagttcggttcgacgaaccgtttgacgaacctctcgaaccccatagaaaacaatgggaggcaatcacaaacccacaacacctagaaaacaccttcaaaggtgtccaaaaggagacaaacaactcacaagacaacacaaacacatgggaaagtgacaaggacaaatactcatgcgaaaacaaaacagctggatgaggaaaaagaggaggagacacagatatatgagtataagcAAGTGAGCATCGATGCCATTActatgcaacttgagccttgctcaatttaggcttccaatctggataaattgcctgagcttgccacttacaccttggggatcttgtcgtgtcccgcagccagcgttttctcggaacgtgtgcgcagtgctgctgggtgtgtgctgacagataagcacacgcgtctgcccactgacaatgtggacagactaacgttcatcaagatgaggaagtcatggctcacagaggacttttcttctgtgtcatccaggggaggcgaaaggcaggtgtatttttgaaagtgcttcatgcaaagcatctttttcctttggaaaatggggtcaactgatgccaggcaagtggggtgtgtgtggcccaatttgtggaaacgagggagactgtggttggagtcccctcgcttttgaaaaagaaccaagatgaacaagtcatggctcacacaggacttttcttcccctgtgtcatccaggggatgtgaaaggcaggtgtatttttgagttcttcatgcaaagcatctttttcctttggaaaatggggtcaactgatgccagtcaagtggggtgtgtctggcccaatttgtggaacgagggagactgtggttggagtcccctcgctgtcttttacatgattttcgaagggcatgacatggctcagAGGTTTACTTTCCGCATCTGCAAacggttgggtacagaaatgctgcctttccaactttttgaaccgaggattttcgagaccttatgcccatcgtagtgccccaagagccgatgcccagtcgccactgcttctccaagaaaggcgtgcccatgatacaccagcatgtcgcaccaaacatcaacgcttctttgagaaactctgtgtgtgacagggtgcatttcactacagatactttgtccagaaagcatggacaggggcgttacatgttgctgactgtgcactgggttactatggggagagatggagaagggtctgctgtacaagtcttgccgtccccacgagttgtgtgtcaatccttcctctgtatgtagaagtttcttcactgcttctgcctcctcaacctcgtctgggtcctacaCCTCCCCTCAAACCCTGTGTGGTGAtgccacccgtgttgtaactgcgcacaaggaatcccacacacctccttactatgctggtagcagagctcaacagcatcaggcggtcgactcttttctttgaaatgtctgtgaattgtgagtcacaccgctgaggagtgtggacggtaagctctggagagtgagaccaagtttcatcaatggttgtctccactcaaccagcagccagggaaggccgggtgcgacaatgatgcaaacctgggtgcggcccttcgccatgacaatgtgacacacgtgccttgtgtggctcacgtgttgaacctgttcaGCAATTttcaaaccactatcccggcctacatggccttctgcagcaagcacagtgtaacgcctgcctagatccacacactcagacgggctgtaaaggataggctagagggaagccactcaccaagcaggaccctcagaactttgaaaccctttaacccctatacagggattttgaattacacagggcccaaggtgatcaatacctgtggaaggctgcagttccagagagtagtagtcaggcagggtcaaaacattaattgaggaagaggaacagaatgggacggccaggacttaatcataaaacaagcagaggtgaaatgcggattggccaaagaggtacataaacagcaggcaggaaaagtagtcaggaaacaagcacacaaaatcacaaatcagaactgggggt containing:
- the LOC142312913 gene encoding uncharacterized protein LOC142312913, with protein sequence MFSCLECGKCFNKKSTLVDHQKCHTGEKRFSCSECGKCFAQKSHLVTHQRIHTGEKLFSCSECKKCFADNSSFLRHQKLHSGEKPFLCSICGKCFIRNTVLVVYQRTHTWEKPFSCSECGKWFNAKSSLLVHRRTHTGEKPFSCSECGKWFNAKSSLLVHRRTHTGEKPFSCSECGKCFARKSGLVIHQRIHTGEKPFSCSQCGKCFAGKSHFLTHQRIHTGEKPYSCLECGKCFNQKISLVVHQRTHIGEKPYTFTNCT